Proteins from a single region of Pangasianodon hypophthalmus isolate fPanHyp1 chromosome 7, fPanHyp1.pri, whole genome shotgun sequence:
- the LOC113547182 gene encoding uncharacterized protein LOC113547182 — MAPIWTIILFLNTVSPAQSVDFSRPSFLSVQSGERVTLNCPFGDIPKAESVVWYKQIFGEMPQKVGERLAYKDFDIFPEFKISGFTMETTDNGISLTIPHIKTDHGGLYYCGKFSWENFTLSIGTFLAVTGDENVKVSVLQSNALKSVSAGASVTLQCSVLSESRAADLQVLWFRAAPPQSHPQIIYTHHNSSHQCESSSSTRTCVYNFSKNVLSLNDTGTYYCAVAVCGKIIFGNGTQVQMENSGW, encoded by the exons ATGGCTCCAATCTggacaattattttatttctcaacaCAGTAT cTCCAGCCCAATCTGTGGATTTTTCCAGACCATCTTTTCTCTCAGTGCAGTCTGGAGAACGTGTTACTCTTAACTGCCCATTTGGAGATATTCCTAAGGCTGAGAGTGTGGTCTGGTACAAACAAATATTTGGAGAAATGCCTCAAAAAGTGGGAGAAAGATTAGCTTATAAGGATTTCGATATTTTCCCCGAGTTCAAAATTTCAGGATTTACAATGGAGACGACTGATAATGGCATTTCTCTGACAATTCCACATATAAAAACAGATCATGGAGGACTTTACTACTGTGGAAAATTTAGCTGGGAGAATTTCACATTATCTATTGGAACATTCTTGGCTGTAACAG gtgatgaaaatgtaaaagtgtCCGTGCTGCAGAGCAACGCATTGAAGTCTGTTTCTGCAGGAGCGTCAGTGACTCTGCAGTGCTCGGTTCTCtctgagagcagagcagcagatcTCCAAGTGCTCTGGTTCAGAGCTGCTCCACCACAATCCCATCCtcaaatcatttacactcatcacaacagCAGCCATCAGTGTGAGAGCAGCTCTTCTACACGCACCTGTGTGTACAACTTCTCCAAGAACGTCCTCAGCCTCAACGATACTGGCACTTACTACTGCGCTGTGGCCGTGTGTGGGAAGATCATTTTTGGGAATGGGACACAAGTACAAATGGAGAACTCTGGTTGgtga